One Panicum virgatum strain AP13 chromosome 9K, P.virgatum_v5, whole genome shotgun sequence genomic region harbors:
- the LOC120649040 gene encoding ATP-dependent DNA helicase 2 subunit KU80-like, translating into MARNKEALVLLLDVGPSMHGVLQEVKNICSTLVHKKLVYNRSDEVGIVLFGTKETCNELAKELGGYKHVTVAHDIKVVDEGTSQALQNLPAGSVPGDFLDAIVVGLDMVIRKFGNTKGKRRLCLITSAQYPLRDPPEGTKEDQVDTIADQMKRHDIKMECIVFREPGVHHNSVMEENDRLLYQFRNRSVAKVVQVDSPTSLLGALKTRNVLPVTVFRGDLEVSPNFKIKVWVYKKTAEEKFPTLKKYSDKAPPSDKFASHEVKVDYEYKSVVEPDKVVPPDQRIKGYLYGPQVVPISSAEWEAVKFKPEKGVKLLGFTDRSSISRHHFMKDVCLFIPEPGNTKATLAVSAVARAMHQMNKVAIVRCVWRQGQGNVALGVLTPNISSVNNVQDSFYFNVLPFAEDIREFQFRSLSSLPSSSQPTEEQQEAADNLVKMLDLAPPGREVLKPEFTPNPMLERFYSYLDLKAKQPDANVPPLERCLRRITEPDPDVIDQQTPLIQNLGKAFELKENPKKNKARTQERLAYVDAGDQAKSEAETSAEKDGVLEALYPPSENAGQIRDLNPVQDFEAMLAKRSSSTWVQKAIEEMQKYTAALLENSREGDNYQKALECFAALRKACIIEQEPEEFNQFLTKTYERLKGNAANFFQLLSSKNISLISKQEAPDSDVTEEMARSFYLKQEAASQ; encoded by the exons GAAGCATTGGTTTTGCTACTGGATGTTGGTCCTTCAATGCATGGGGTGCTGCAGGAGGTCAAGAACATATGCTCAACTCTGGTGCATAAGAAG TTAGTTTATAATAGAAGTGATGAGGTTGGTATTGTCCTCTTTGgaactaaag AAACATGCAATGAGCTTGCGAAGGAGCTTGGGGGCTATAAGCATGTGACAGTTGCGCATGATATTAAAGTTGTAGACGAAGGGACATCACAGGCTCTGCAAAACCTTCCAGCAGGATCTGTCCCTGGTGATT TTCTGGATGCTATTGTTGTTGGCTTGGATATGGTAATTAGGAAATTTGGAAATACCAAAGGAAAGCGGCGCCTCTGTCTAATCACCAGTGCACAGTATCCGTTAAGAGATCCACCTGAGGGGACTAAAGAAGATCAGGTGGACACCATTGCAGACCAGATGAAAAGACATGATATCAAGATGGAGTGCATTGTCTTCAGAGAACCAGGAGTTCATCATAATTCTGTAATGGAAGAAAATGACCGACTATTGTATCAATTCAGAAATAGATCAGTAGCAAAGGTAGTCCAGGTTGACAGCCCAACATCCCTGTTGGGTGCTCTGAAGACAAGAAATGTGCTTCCAGTTACTGTCTTCAGGGGAGACCTGGAAGTGAGCCCCAATTTTAAAATTAAG GTGTGGGTCTATAAGAAAACAGCCGAGGAAAAGTTCCCCACTTTGAAGAAGTATTCAGACAAGGCACCTCCGAGTGATAAATTTGCCTCTCATGAAGTCAAAGTGGATTATGAGTATAAAAGCGTTGTTGAACCAGACAAAGTTGTTCCACCAGATCAGAGGATTAAGGGATATCTTTATGGTCCTCAAGTTGTCCCGATATCATCTGCCGAATGGGAGGCGGTCAAGTTCAAGCCAGAGAAAGGTGTGAAGCTTCTGGGATTTACAGATAGATCCAGCATATCACG GCACCATTTTATGAAAGATGTATGCTTGTTTATACCTGAACCTGGTAACACGAAAGCAACTCTTGCAGTTTCCGCCGTAGCAAGAGCAATGCATCAAATGAACAAGGTTGCAATTGTGCGATGTGTGTGGAGGCAAGGTCAAGGGAATGTTGCTCTTGGTGTATTGACACCAAACATTTCATCAGTTAACAATGTC CAAGATTCATTTTACTTCAATGTGCTCCCATTTGCTGAGGACATCAGAGAGTTTCAGTTCCGATCCTTGAGCAGTTTGCCATCATCATCTCAGCCCACTGAAGAACAACAAGAAGCTGCAGATAACTTGGTGAAGATGCTAGACCTAGCACCACCTGGAAGAGAAGTCCTCAAGCCTGAGTTTACACCAAATCCCATGTTGGAG AGATTTTACAGTTACCTTGATCTGAAGGCGAAGCAGCCAGATGCAAATGTACCACCTCTTGAAAGATGTCTAAGGAGGATAACCGAACCTGATCCTGATGTCATTGACCAACAAACACCATTAATCCAAAATCTAGGCAAAGCCTTTGAGCTGAAAGAGAATCCCAAG AAAAATAAGGCACGAACACAGGAGAGGCTGGCATATGTTGATGCAGGTGATCAAGCTAAATCAGAAGCAGAGACCTCTGCAGAGAAGGATGGGGTTTTGGAGGCTTTGTATCCTCCATCAGAGAACGCTGGGCAGATCAGAGATTTAAATCCTGTCCAAGATTTTGAAGCCATGCTGGCAAAGAGATCTAGCTCAACTTGGGTTCAGAAGGCAATCGAGGAGATGCAGAAATACACAGCAGCTTTGTTAGAAAACTCACGTGAGGGGGATAATTACCAAAAAGCACTTGAATGTTTTGCTGCCCTGCGGAAGGCCTGCATTATTGAACAG GAACCAGAGGAATTCAACCAGTTCTTAACAAAGACTTACGAGAGATTGAAGGGTAATGCTGCTAACTTCTTTCAGCTTTTGTCgtcgaaaaatatttcactTATCAGCAAACAGGAAGCGCCTGACAG TGATGTGACTGAAGAGATG